The Endozoicomonas montiporae CL-33 genome contains a region encoding:
- the flhA gene encoding flagellar biosynthesis protein FlhA: protein MNTLSAKKLLPSGNHMGAPLLLLALLAMVTLQIPPLLLDALFTFNIALALVVLMVAVYTLRPLDFRVFPTILLIATLMRLALNVASTRIVLLNGHNGGAAAGKVIEAFGNVVIGGDYVVGLVVFTILMIINFVVVTKGGGRISEVTARFTLDAMPGKQMAIDADLNSGLITQDEARTRREEVRQEADFYGSMDGASKFVRGDAIAGLLILFINIIGGIAIGVLQHDLSFGLAFQTYALLTIGDGLVAQIPSLLLSTTAAIMVTRVSDSEDMGAQLTRQMFGTNKALAVAAGVLIIMGIVPGMPHFAFLSLGSVAAFAAWMMSRSKKTTEVVEKVTNDLKENINPQQPEKRELSWDDVPVVHTLSLELGYRLVGLVDEKRGGELLDRIKGIRKNLSAITGFLIPSVHVRDNLQLQATDYRINLKGVGISEATIHVNKLLALNPGEVYGEIEGSKTTDPAYGLPAVWIDEDQRDNALALGYTVVDPSTVIATHISKIMEDHSHELLGYEETQQLIDNLKKIAPKLCDELTPSKLSVNTIQQVFQHLLQDNIPLTDVRTIGGTLLDASNRHTHPIALAQEVRIALRRTILDNLVGMESLIPVATLAQPLEQLLLQAFQKTQQQGGGQFAPDAIPLEPNVTEQLQKHMPDVTQTMQNTGKTPILLVAPQLRPLLARFARLCSPELAVLSYNEIPDNRQIVVDINLG from the coding sequence ATGAACACCCTATCCGCAAAGAAACTATTGCCCTCCGGCAACCATATGGGGGCTCCTCTGCTCTTGCTGGCACTGCTGGCGATGGTCACCCTGCAGATTCCACCACTACTGCTGGATGCCCTGTTTACGTTTAACATTGCATTGGCACTGGTGGTACTGATGGTGGCCGTTTACACCTTAAGACCTCTGGATTTCAGGGTGTTTCCCACCATACTACTGATTGCCACCCTGATGCGACTGGCTCTGAACGTCGCCTCAACCCGTATCGTACTACTGAACGGCCACAATGGCGGAGCCGCTGCCGGTAAAGTGATTGAAGCCTTTGGTAATGTAGTGATAGGCGGCGACTATGTGGTGGGTCTGGTAGTGTTCACCATATTGATGATTATCAACTTTGTGGTGGTCACCAAAGGTGGTGGTCGCATCTCGGAAGTGACCGCCCGATTTACTCTGGATGCCATGCCCGGCAAACAGATGGCCATCGACGCCGACCTCAACAGCGGCCTGATCACTCAGGATGAAGCCAGAACCCGTCGTGAAGAAGTACGACAGGAAGCGGATTTCTATGGTTCGATGGACGGTGCCAGTAAATTTGTCCGCGGTGATGCCATTGCCGGCCTCCTGATTCTGTTCATAAACATTATCGGCGGTATTGCCATTGGTGTCTTGCAGCACGACCTTTCGTTCGGTCTGGCGTTCCAGACCTATGCACTACTGACCATTGGTGACGGTCTGGTGGCCCAGATTCCATCATTGTTGCTCTCTACCACTGCAGCCATCATGGTCACCCGTGTCAGCGACTCTGAAGATATGGGTGCCCAACTTACCCGACAGATGTTTGGTACCAACAAAGCTCTTGCTGTCGCTGCCGGCGTACTGATTATTATGGGCATCGTGCCCGGCATGCCTCACTTCGCCTTTCTGAGTCTTGGCTCCGTTGCGGCATTTGCAGCATGGATGATGTCACGCAGTAAGAAAACGACAGAAGTTGTTGAAAAAGTCACTAACGACCTGAAGGAAAACATCAACCCGCAACAACCGGAAAAGCGTGAACTCAGCTGGGATGATGTACCTGTTGTCCATACCCTGAGTCTGGAACTGGGCTATCGACTGGTTGGGCTTGTTGACGAAAAACGCGGCGGCGAACTGCTGGATCGAATCAAAGGTATCCGTAAAAACCTGTCAGCCATTACCGGTTTCCTGATTCCTTCCGTTCACGTTCGCGACAACCTGCAGCTGCAGGCAACCGATTACCGAATCAACCTGAAAGGGGTGGGTATTTCAGAAGCCACTATTCATGTCAACAAGCTGTTGGCACTGAACCCCGGTGAGGTTTACGGAGAGATTGAAGGCAGCAAAACCACTGACCCCGCTTATGGACTGCCAGCAGTATGGATTGATGAAGATCAGCGGGACAATGCCCTGGCACTGGGCTATACCGTGGTAGACCCTTCAACCGTTATTGCCACACACATCAGCAAAATCATGGAAGACCATTCCCATGAACTGCTGGGCTATGAAGAAACACAACAGCTGATTGATAACCTGAAGAAAATCGCCCCCAAACTCTGCGACGAACTTACCCCGTCGAAGCTTAGCGTCAATACGATACAACAGGTATTTCAGCACCTGTTACAGGACAACATTCCGCTGACCGATGTTCGCACCATTGGTGGCACACTCCTCGATGCCAGTAATCGCCACACTCACCCCATCGCTCTGGCACAGGAAGTTCGTATTGCCCTGCGCCGAACGATACTTGACAATCTGGTCGGTATGGAGAGCCTGATTCCGGTAGCCACACTGGCTCAGCCACTGGAACAACTATTACTGCAGGCCTTTCAGAAGACACAGCAACAGGGCGGCGGTCAATTTGCACCCGATGCTATCCCGCTGGAACCTAATGTCACCGAGCAGCTTCAGAAACACATGCCGGATGTAACCCAGACCATGCAAAACACAGGAAAAACCCCAATCCTGCTGGTTGCTCCGCAACTGCGTCCATTACTGGCACGATTTGCACGACTGTGTTCACCCGAGCTGGCAGTGCTCTCCTACAACGAGATACCCGACAACCGACAGATTGTTGTGGATATCAATCTGGGCTGA
- the fliN gene encoding flagellar motor switch protein FliN, with protein MSTVTNETEATESVELEEATQLDSKPAGPDLSMILDIPVQLSLEVGSTEQTVEQILALAQGSVIELNRKAGEPLDVKVNGTLIARGEVVESQGKYGIRIIDIAGGNDRLNSLL; from the coding sequence ATGTCCACCGTGACCAATGAAACAGAAGCAACCGAAAGCGTTGAACTGGAAGAGGCAACCCAGCTCGACAGCAAACCTGCAGGGCCTGACCTGAGCATGATTCTCGACATTCCGGTACAGCTTTCACTGGAAGTCGGCAGCACCGAACAAACCGTAGAACAGATTCTGGCACTGGCGCAGGGTTCTGTTATCGAACTGAACCGAAAGGCCGGCGAACCACTGGATGTAAAAGTCAACGGCACGCTGATCGCCCGTGGTGAAGTGGTAGAATCCCAGGGCAAATACGGTATCCGAATCATTGATATTGCAGGCGGCAATGATCGTCTGAACTCCCTGCTGTAA
- a CDS encoding ISAs1 family transposase, translated as MKSCQNNTLVKYINTIPDPRCEAMCWHNFIDILVIAICAVFCGVETWKGMAEFGRRKQAWLSTFLELPHGIPSHDTFYRTFCLLNPEVFKGCFTRWISDTLRQFTGDGLDIIPIDGKCLRGSRSRSKKAIHLVSAWSVRSGIVLCQRKVDGKSNEITAVPELLKSICLKGCLITSDALNCQKVIVKACVNQGGNYLLPVKRNQPNLHKQISAVADKFWESNPKSSSSFHYAETRETGHGRKELRMVWVIEDLPDIPEAKKWQGLQQIGMIQRDRQIDNIVTTEVHYYIMSQQQSAAELLDIARKHWEVESKLHWRLDVSFHEDQNKTTNSNAIENLSILNRLCLNIHTQDTTTKGSIMLKRLAAGWNDEPKLIS; from the coding sequence ATGAAATCCTGTCAAAACAATACCCTGGTCAAATACATCAATACCATCCCTGATCCTCGTTGCGAGGCTATGTGCTGGCACAATTTTATCGATATTCTTGTCATAGCCATATGCGCTGTATTCTGTGGCGTTGAGACTTGGAAGGGCATGGCTGAGTTCGGTCGCCGAAAGCAGGCTTGGTTATCAACATTCCTTGAGCTTCCTCATGGCATTCCCTCTCACGACACGTTTTATCGAACTTTCTGTTTGCTAAACCCGGAGGTATTTAAAGGGTGCTTTACACGCTGGATTTCAGATACGTTGAGGCAGTTTACCGGTGACGGGCTGGATATTATTCCCATTGATGGCAAGTGCCTGCGTGGCTCAAGGAGCAGATCAAAAAAGGCTATCCATTTGGTCAGTGCCTGGAGTGTGCGATCTGGAATCGTTCTTTGCCAACGTAAAGTGGATGGGAAGTCTAACGAAATTACAGCTGTTCCCGAGTTATTGAAATCAATTTGTCTGAAAGGGTGCCTGATTACATCCGATGCCCTCAACTGCCAAAAGGTAATTGTAAAAGCCTGTGTAAATCAGGGTGGGAATTACTTGCTGCCAGTCAAGAGAAATCAACCCAATCTGCACAAACAAATCTCGGCAGTTGCTGATAAATTTTGGGAGAGCAATCCAAAATCTTCCTCCAGCTTCCATTATGCAGAAACTCGGGAAACCGGACATGGACGGAAAGAGCTGCGCATGGTTTGGGTAATAGAAGACCTGCCAGATATACCTGAAGCTAAGAAATGGCAAGGTCTACAGCAAATCGGAATGATTCAGCGAGATCGCCAAATAGACAACATAGTTACAACGGAAGTGCATTACTACATCATGAGCCAGCAACAAAGCGCCGCAGAACTATTGGATATTGCACGCAAGCACTGGGAGGTCGAAAGCAAGTTGCACTGGCGGCTTGATGTGAGTTTTCATGAAGACCAGAACAAGACGACTAACAGCAATGCCATAGAGAATCTATCAATTCTTAATAGGCTCTGTCTCAATATTCACACGCAAGACACTACAACCAAAGGAAGTATCATGCTGAAACGTCTGGCTGCTGGCTGGAATGATGAACCTAAATTAATCAGTTGA
- a CDS encoding YbaB/EbfC family nucleoid-associated protein: MFKGGMGNLMKQAQKMQEDMQRVQEELANAEVVGESGAGMVKVTMTGRHDVKRVEIDPGLMEEDKEMLEDLLAAAVNDAVRKVESNNKEKMSGITAGMNLPDGFKMPF; this comes from the coding sequence ATGTTCAAGGGTGGTATGGGCAATCTGATGAAGCAGGCCCAGAAAATGCAGGAAGATATGCAGCGGGTTCAGGAAGAACTGGCCAATGCCGAAGTGGTGGGTGAATCCGGCGCTGGTATGGTCAAGGTCACCATGACCGGACGTCACGACGTCAAGCGCGTTGAAATTGATCCGGGTCTGATGGAAGAAGATAAGGAAATGCTGGAAGACCTGCTGGCTGCGGCAGTAAACGACGCAGTTCGTAAGGTTGAGAGCAACAACAAGGAAAAAATGTCCGGCATCACAGCGGGTATGAATTTGCCTGACGGCTTTAAAATGCCGTTTTAA
- the recR gene encoding recombination mediator RecR, whose amino-acid sequence MFSPLIKELMESLRCLPGVGPRSSQRMALHLLERDREGALRLAKALGEAAEGVGRCRDCRTLCEDDRCDICAHAGRDQTMLCVVENPSDVMAFEQAGGYRGRYFVLMGHLSPIDGIGPDDIGITELLQLVTKNQVSEVILATNPTVEGEATAHYIAEELKRRDVEATRIAHGVPLGGELEYVDGGTLAHALAGRRKLVT is encoded by the coding sequence ATGTTTAGCCCTTTGATCAAGGAATTGATGGAGAGCCTGCGTTGTCTGCCCGGGGTGGGGCCGCGTTCATCCCAGCGGATGGCGCTGCACCTGCTTGAACGTGATCGCGAAGGAGCGCTGCGGCTGGCAAAAGCTCTGGGTGAAGCGGCTGAAGGCGTTGGGCGTTGTCGTGATTGTCGCACCCTGTGTGAAGATGATCGCTGTGATATTTGCGCTCATGCCGGACGTGATCAGACAATGCTTTGTGTGGTTGAGAACCCTTCCGACGTTATGGCATTTGAGCAGGCGGGCGGATACCGTGGTCGTTATTTTGTTCTGATGGGGCATCTGTCGCCCATTGATGGCATCGGGCCGGATGATATTGGTATTACAGAGCTTCTGCAGCTGGTCACAAAAAATCAGGTGTCTGAAGTGATTCTTGCTACGAACCCTACGGTTGAGGGTGAGGCAACGGCCCATTATATTGCCGAAGAGCTGAAGCGTAGAGATGTGGAAGCAACCCGCATTGCTCACGGTGTGCCATTAGGTGGTGAGCTGGAGTACGTTGATGGTGGTACTCTGGCTCATGCGCTGGCCGGGCGTCGTAAGCTGGTGACCTGA
- the fliO gene encoding flagellar biosynthetic protein FliO, which produces MIRPCHLAALMAALLLPGAAAADSTQNSQLANSILLTTGMLAVVIACFIGLAWLTRRLQTSHFRRSRSLQLIESLPVGRNEKICIIKAGSTFKVIGVTSQQITLMETLESLEQVNTTTAEDPKNQAWKWAQQFLQSNTQ; this is translated from the coding sequence ATGATCAGACCATGCCACCTGGCTGCACTAATGGCAGCATTATTGCTACCGGGTGCAGCAGCAGCCGACAGCACACAGAACAGCCAGCTGGCAAACAGTATTTTGCTCACTACTGGCATGCTGGCGGTTGTTATTGCCTGCTTTATCGGGCTGGCATGGCTGACCAGACGACTTCAGACAAGTCATTTCAGACGAAGTCGGTCACTGCAGCTGATCGAATCCCTACCCGTTGGCCGCAATGAGAAAATCTGCATTATCAAGGCGGGGTCAACCTTTAAAGTCATCGGAGTCACCAGCCAGCAGATCACCCTGATGGAGACGCTGGAATCACTGGAACAGGTTAACACCACAACCGCTGAAGACCCGAAAAATCAGGCCTGGAAATGGGCCCAACAGTTTTTGCAGAGCAACACTCAGTGA
- the fliP gene encoding flagellar type III secretion system pore protein FliP (The bacterial flagellar biogenesis protein FliP forms a type III secretion system (T3SS)-type pore required for flagellar assembly.), producing the protein MLPAVSQAMPDIPLLTMTDSGGSQEYSTTLQILLLLSALSFLPALLLVLTSFTRIIVVFSLLRQAIGLQQSPPNPVLIGLALFLTLFIMQPVFTSTWEQAVEPWVAEELTFNEAVTEAAIPFKRFMLEQTHAPALQQMSDISGEPLANNADEMPLSVLVPAFVISELKTAFQIGFMLFIPFLVIDLVVASVLMAMGMMMLSPLVVSLPFKIMLFVLIDGWTLIVGTLAASF; encoded by the coding sequence ATGCTGCCTGCCGTCAGTCAGGCGATGCCTGATATTCCACTGCTCACCATGACTGACAGTGGCGGCTCTCAGGAATACAGCACCACCCTGCAAATCCTGCTTCTGCTGAGTGCCCTGTCATTTCTGCCGGCACTGCTGCTGGTATTGACCAGCTTTACACGGATCATTGTCGTCTTTTCCCTGTTACGACAGGCTATCGGTCTGCAACAGTCACCACCCAACCCGGTACTGATCGGTCTGGCCCTGTTCCTGACCCTGTTTATTATGCAACCGGTATTTACCAGCACATGGGAACAAGCTGTTGAACCATGGGTCGCAGAAGAACTGACCTTCAACGAAGCTGTTACAGAAGCTGCCATACCGTTCAAGCGATTCATGCTAGAGCAAACCCATGCACCAGCCCTGCAACAGATGTCGGATATTTCCGGCGAACCTCTGGCAAACAACGCTGACGAGATGCCCCTGAGCGTACTGGTACCCGCCTTTGTGATCAGCGAACTGAAAACCGCTTTTCAAATCGGCTTTATGCTGTTTATTCCCTTTCTGGTCATTGACCTGGTGGTGGCCAGTGTCCTGATGGCAATGGGTATGATGATGTTGTCGCCACTGGTGGTATCCCTGCCCTTCAAAATTATGCTGTTTGTCCTCATCGATGGCTGGACCCTGATTGTCGGCACTCTGGCAGCCAGTTTTTAA
- the dnaX gene encoding DNA polymerase III subunit gamma/tau: MSYQVLARKWRPRSFKELVGQTHVLQALVNALDQDRLHHAYLFTGTRGVGKTTIARILAKCLNCEEGVSSTPCGQCAACHEIDDGRFVDLIEVDAASRTKVEDTRELLDNVQYAPTRGRYKVYLIDEVHMLSAHSFNALLKTLEEPPPHVKFLLATTDPQKLPITILSRCLQFGLKNMTPERIVGHLENVLGSEHIPYETSALWQLARAADGSMRDSLSLTDQAIAFGNGRVSEAEVSSMLGTIDQGQVMKMVRALSTADAGSILKAVAELSEHSPDYMAVLNDMLSVLHRIAIAQAVPDAVDNSQGDREQVLQLAGGMRAEDVQLYYQIGLVGKRDLPLAPEPRSGFEMALLRMLAFRPEPVRIEAAMSGSGGSGVDASAVMAEQTEAAEPEPEPLVNEAESAAVDVVESYEALTAEVEGPIQPPESVQQAQSPAVNPLPDDFSPSPAPESEPIGSANALPLSSETVPVVEAQLEPVASSLVNVEIEPEPEPEPEVEPLQDESPFVYEQAGDPGFQAEYVPAGAVDVEPADREDDDVPPPLSTYESYAASMDLQNLPVPGSTVTVPVADESPVLPDPSERVCLTDLDARSWIPVYRSLPLGGVTRTIGSHCEYVAHSSGRINLRLDEQRSTLYNDTHRERIEAALSEYFQQPVRLQVEVGVVQTETPAAWRERKIAERLQQARDSIYSDANVQSLVDQFTAVVLDDSIQPVGNVIK; this comes from the coding sequence ATGAGCTATCAGGTTCTTGCTCGCAAGTGGCGACCTCGTTCTTTCAAAGAGCTGGTGGGGCAGACGCATGTTCTGCAGGCTCTGGTGAATGCACTGGACCAGGATCGTCTGCACCACGCCTATCTGTTTACCGGTACCCGAGGGGTAGGTAAAACCACCATTGCCCGGATTCTGGCAAAGTGTCTCAACTGTGAAGAGGGTGTCAGCTCTACGCCATGTGGGCAGTGTGCCGCCTGTCATGAAATTGATGACGGCCGTTTTGTTGATCTTATTGAAGTCGATGCGGCTTCCCGTACCAAGGTGGAGGACACCCGAGAGCTGCTCGATAATGTTCAGTATGCCCCGACCCGTGGACGCTACAAAGTCTATCTGATTGACGAAGTGCATATGCTGTCTGCGCACAGTTTTAATGCCCTTTTGAAAACGCTGGAAGAACCACCTCCCCATGTTAAATTTCTGCTGGCAACGACAGACCCGCAGAAATTACCTATTACTATTTTGTCACGCTGTCTGCAGTTCGGCTTGAAGAATATGACGCCCGAACGCATTGTCGGTCATCTTGAAAATGTACTGGGCAGTGAGCATATACCCTATGAAACCTCTGCGTTGTGGCAGTTGGCGCGGGCTGCTGATGGCAGTATGCGCGACTCGCTCAGTCTGACCGATCAGGCCATCGCCTTTGGTAATGGTCGGGTGTCCGAAGCTGAAGTCAGCTCCATGCTTGGTACGATTGATCAGGGTCAGGTGATGAAAATGGTGCGGGCCCTGTCTACTGCTGACGCTGGCAGTATTCTGAAGGCCGTGGCTGAACTGTCAGAGCATTCACCGGACTATATGGCTGTACTGAATGATATGTTGTCGGTGCTGCATCGCATCGCCATTGCTCAGGCCGTGCCTGATGCGGTGGATAACAGTCAGGGTGACCGTGAGCAAGTGCTGCAGCTGGCAGGAGGCATGCGTGCCGAAGATGTTCAGCTGTATTATCAGATCGGTCTGGTGGGCAAGCGTGATCTGCCTCTGGCGCCTGAGCCCAGAAGCGGCTTTGAAATGGCATTGTTGCGAATGCTGGCTTTCAGGCCGGAGCCTGTTCGAATTGAAGCTGCTATGTCTGGGTCTGGTGGTTCCGGCGTTGATGCTTCGGCAGTGATGGCAGAGCAGACGGAAGCTGCAGAACCTGAACCTGAGCCTCTTGTTAATGAGGCTGAGAGTGCTGCTGTTGATGTCGTTGAGTCTTATGAAGCGCTTACGGCTGAAGTCGAAGGTCCGATCCAGCCGCCAGAGTCTGTGCAGCAGGCTCAGTCACCAGCAGTCAATCCTTTGCCGGATGACTTTTCACCGTCACCGGCTCCGGAGTCCGAACCGATTGGTAGTGCGAATGCGTTGCCTTTGTCGTCTGAAACGGTTCCTGTGGTTGAGGCTCAGCTTGAGCCTGTAGCATCCTCGTTAGTTAATGTAGAGATTGAGCCTGAGCCTGAGCCTGAGCCTGAGGTTGAACCTCTGCAAGATGAGTCGCCGTTTGTGTATGAACAGGCGGGAGATCCGGGCTTTCAGGCTGAGTACGTACCTGCAGGTGCAGTCGATGTTGAGCCGGCAGATCGTGAAGACGACGATGTTCCTCCACCGCTTTCGACGTATGAAAGCTATGCCGCCAGTATGGATTTGCAGAATCTGCCTGTACCAGGGTCAACCGTGACTGTTCCGGTGGCTGACGAATCGCCGGTATTGCCTGATCCGTCCGAACGGGTCTGCCTGACAGATCTGGATGCCCGCAGCTGGATTCCTGTTTATCGTAGTTTGCCCCTGGGCGGGGTGACGCGAACCATTGGCTCTCATTGTGAATACGTTGCCCACAGTAGTGGTCGCATAAATTTGCGTCTTGATGAGCAGCGAAGCACGCTATACAACGATACCCATCGGGAGCGTATTGAAGCGGCTTTGTCTGAGTACTTTCAGCAGCCGGTGCGTCTGCAGGTTGAGGTGGGCGTGGTGCAGACAGAAACGCCAGCGGCCTGGCGTGAGCGCAAAATTGCCGAACGATTACAGCAGGCTCGCGACAGTATTTACAGTGACGCAAACGTACAGTCACTGGTTGATCAATTCACTGCTGTTGTTCTGGACGACAGCATTCAGCCCGTCGGTAATGTCATTAAGTAG
- a CDS encoding flagellar biosynthetic protein FliQ: MTPEIALDLFRQAQFLIVMMVVVIIGPGLLVGLLVAVFQAATQINEQTLSFLPRLLTTLLTIVFAGPWLLQQIMELATSIIFNIPVNIG; this comes from the coding sequence ATGACACCGGAAATCGCTCTCGACCTGTTTCGTCAGGCGCAGTTCCTCATTGTAATGATGGTCGTCGTCATCATTGGCCCGGGTCTGCTGGTCGGCCTGCTGGTCGCCGTATTTCAGGCTGCCACACAGATTAACGAGCAAACACTGAGCTTCCTGCCAAGACTGCTCACCACGCTGCTAACTATCGTATTTGCCGGCCCCTGGCTGTTACAGCAGATTATGGAACTGGCTACGTCCATTATTTTCAACATACCAGTCAACATTGGGTAA
- the fliR gene encoding flagellar biosynthetic protein FliR, which translates to MLSSAELTSWIGQLLWPMFRIVSALWLLPIFGGKGVPRHSRLALAGALAFLIAPQLHSLPQVDPLSPAGMMITVEQIVIGLSFAFIIKLLFTVFTLAGQMMSMQMGLAMAVMNDPSSGSTPLLGTWLQTLTFLLFLAMDGHLVLFTVLLESFHTLPIGGGLFANDFLDLTLMGSWLFSGAFLMAIPSIFSMLLVNLCFGVMSRAASQLNIFALGFPMTMMFGMITLFLVFINIPAVFTDMTELALAALRSYMQMR; encoded by the coding sequence GTGCTGAGCAGTGCAGAACTCACCAGCTGGATCGGCCAGCTGCTATGGCCCATGTTCCGGATCGTCAGCGCGCTCTGGCTTTTGCCTATCTTTGGCGGTAAAGGCGTACCTCGCCACAGTCGTCTGGCACTGGCGGGTGCTCTGGCTTTCCTGATCGCCCCACAACTGCACAGCCTGCCACAGGTGGACCCACTGTCGCCTGCTGGCATGATGATCACTGTGGAGCAGATAGTCATCGGCTTAAGCTTTGCCTTCATCATCAAACTGCTGTTTACCGTGTTTACGCTGGCAGGTCAGATGATGTCCATGCAAATGGGTCTTGCCATGGCAGTTATGAACGATCCATCCAGTGGTTCCACCCCATTACTGGGCACCTGGCTGCAGACACTGACCTTTCTGTTGTTTCTGGCAATGGATGGTCATCTGGTACTGTTTACCGTTCTGCTGGAAAGCTTTCACACCCTGCCGATTGGCGGAGGGCTTTTTGCCAATGATTTTCTTGATCTCACCCTGATGGGCAGCTGGCTGTTCAGCGGCGCATTCCTGATGGCTATTCCCTCCATCTTCAGCATGCTTCTGGTGAACCTCTGCTTTGGCGTCATGAGCCGGGCGGCTTCCCAACTGAATATCTTTGCACTGGGCTTCCCCATGACCATGATGTTCGGGATGATCACCCTGTTCCTGGTTTTTATTAACATTCCGGCCGTCTTCACCGACATGACCGAACTGGCTCTGGCTGCACTGCGCAGCTATATGCAGATGCGATGA
- the flhB gene encoding flagellar biosynthesis protein FlhB: protein MSETDQEKTEDPTPRRLQKSREKGQVPRSRELSTALIFLVSSLILRFMAAPVGNQIGTVLYSSFALDRAAIFDSSTMARQLQFALTNVAPIVALTLGIIALAGALGQIILGGVLFNGDSLMPKLSRLSPTQWIKKVFSKRGIVELVKSVLKILLIIGCLIWLLWHNYPQLLNLSRLSFYAAVEVGLTTLANALFAYALCVVAISAIDAPFQLYDHNQRLKMTKQEVKDEHKDIEGRPEIKQKVRQLQREMANQRMMQKIPEADVIIVNPTHYSVALKYDQGRASAPFVLAKGVDEIALKMREVAKHHEVQLVEVPLLTRAIYYSTQIDQEIPDDLYLAVAQVLAYVHQLRQFRQGAAASAPVMASLDIPDSYQANGKRKPTHERS, encoded by the coding sequence ATGAGCGAAACTGATCAGGAAAAAACCGAAGACCCCACCCCCCGACGATTACAAAAGAGCCGGGAAAAAGGCCAGGTTCCCCGGTCCCGGGAACTGAGTACAGCCCTGATATTTCTGGTATCCAGCCTTATTCTGCGTTTTATGGCGGCCCCGGTGGGCAACCAGATCGGTACCGTACTGTACAGCAGCTTTGCCCTGGATCGTGCAGCGATTTTTGACAGCAGTACAATGGCACGACAGCTGCAGTTTGCATTAACCAATGTCGCTCCTATTGTTGCTTTGACATTGGGCATCATCGCTCTGGCTGGCGCATTGGGGCAAATCATCCTCGGTGGCGTGCTGTTTAACGGCGATTCTCTTATGCCCAAACTCAGTCGCCTGAGTCCGACACAGTGGATCAAAAAAGTCTTCTCCAAACGCGGCATTGTCGAACTGGTGAAATCGGTTCTTAAAATTCTGTTGATTATCGGCTGCCTGATCTGGTTGCTGTGGCATAACTATCCTCAGCTACTGAACCTGTCTAGGCTGTCGTTTTATGCCGCCGTCGAAGTCGGACTCACCACCCTTGCCAACGCTTTATTTGCCTATGCATTGTGTGTCGTAGCGATCAGCGCCATTGATGCACCCTTTCAGCTCTACGACCACAATCAACGTCTGAAAATGACCAAACAGGAAGTCAAGGACGAGCACAAAGACATCGAAGGGCGACCGGAGATCAAACAGAAAGTACGACAGTTACAGCGTGAAATGGCAAACCAGCGGATGATGCAGAAAATTCCGGAAGCTGATGTCATTATTGTCAACCCGACGCACTATTCGGTAGCCCTCAAATACGACCAGGGACGTGCCAGCGCACCGTTCGTGCTGGCAAAAGGTGTAGACGAAATCGCCTTGAAAATGCGTGAAGTGGCGAAACACCACGAAGTACAACTGGTTGAAGTACCGCTGCTGACCCGCGCAATCTATTACTCAACCCAGATTGATCAGGAGATACCTGACGATCTTTATCTGGCTGTTGCCCAGGTACTTGCTTATGTCCACCAGTTAAGACAATTCCGTCAGGGCGCTGCGGCTTCCGCACCGGTCATGGCAAGCCTGGACATACCCGATTCTTATCAGGCAAACGGCAAACGCAAACCCACCCACGAAAGGAGCTGA